One genomic segment of Corynebacterium durum includes these proteins:
- a CDS encoding cold-shock protein: protein MAQGTVKWFNAEKGFGFIAPADGSDDVFVHYSEIQGSGFRTLVENQQVEFEIGEGAKGLQAEKVRAL from the coding sequence ATGGCACAGGGAACTGTGAAGTGGTTCAACGCTGAGAAGGGCTTCGGCTTCATCGCGCCAGCCGACGGCTCCGACGACGTTTTCGTCCACTACTCCGAGATCCAGGGCAGTGGTTTCCGCACCTTGGTGGAAAATCAGCAAGTTGAGTTTGAGATCGGTGAAGGTGCCAAAGGGCTGCAGGCAGAGAAGGTTCGCGCCCTCTAA
- the topA gene encoding type I DNA topoisomerase produces MAAKGTRRLVIVESATKAKKIAPYLGSDYVVEASVGHIRDLPRGAADVPAKYKKEAWARLGVDVDHGFTALYVVSPDKKKKVADLKAKLKDVDELFLATDPDREGEAIAWHLLEVLKPKVPVRRMVFNEITKPAILAAAENTRELDDNLVDAQETRRILDRLYGYEISPVLWKKVMPRLSAGRVQSVATRVIVERERERMAFVPATYWDLTAELDTGKDDGDNPRRFNARLTAVDKQRVAVGRDFNDKGELKNNAVVLNADTAQALAENLHKASMSVANVEEKPYTRKPYPPFMTSTLQQEAGRKLHYTSERTMRIAQRLYENGHITYMRTDSTTLSESGISAARAQARELYGAEYVADAPRQYTRKVKNSQEAHEAIRPAGETFATPGQLHSQLDAEEFKLYELIWQRTVASQMADARGTSMKVTINGVARTGEECEFSATGRTITFPGFLKAYVEVSTLDGRDVADNAEKRLPRLTAGDALTAEDVTADGHSTNPPARYTEASLVKKMEDLGIGRPSTYASIIKTIQDRGYVYSRGNALVPSWVAFAVVGLMESSFASLVDYDFTSSMEDELDDIATGNEDRTDWLTGFYFGNADASDRTAETVARLGGLKALVRDNLEHIDARLVNSLHLFNDAEGRSIVVRVGRYGPYLERVVGVDKNGEPEHQRANLPDSVTPDELTLEVAEKLFATPQSGRELGVNPANGRMVVAKEGRYGAYVTEVVTDAERESAAEVAEKKIAEERAAEDAQRAAEGKRAKNWETKTAIAQKEKRLEQLIQEILKPESQSLFSTMETSTVTLDDALQLLSLPREVGVAPDGEVITAQNGRYGPYLKKGSDSRSLASEAQLLTITLDEALAIYAEPKRRGRSAPQAIRVLGNNDVSGKPMLIKDGRFGAYVTDGETNASLRRGDTPETLTDARACELLSERRAKDAENPKKATKKAAKKTTKKTTKKATKKATKKVAKR; encoded by the coding sequence GTGGCAGCAAAAGGGACCAGGCGCCTCGTTATTGTCGAATCAGCGACAAAAGCCAAAAAAATCGCACCCTACCTGGGGTCGGATTACGTTGTTGAGGCGTCTGTGGGTCACATTCGTGACCTGCCCCGTGGTGCTGCCGACGTCCCAGCAAAATACAAGAAGGAAGCATGGGCGCGCCTTGGCGTGGACGTTGACCACGGGTTTACCGCGCTGTACGTGGTCAGCCCTGACAAAAAGAAAAAAGTCGCGGATTTGAAAGCCAAGCTCAAAGACGTTGACGAGCTTTTCCTGGCCACAGACCCCGACCGCGAAGGCGAAGCCATCGCATGGCACTTGCTGGAAGTATTGAAGCCAAAAGTTCCAGTGCGACGCATGGTGTTCAATGAGATCACTAAACCAGCGATCCTTGCCGCTGCCGAAAACACCCGCGAGCTGGACGACAACCTGGTGGATGCGCAGGAAACCCGCCGCATCCTAGACCGCCTGTACGGCTACGAAATTTCCCCGGTGCTGTGGAAAAAAGTCATGCCGCGGCTATCGGCTGGACGCGTGCAATCTGTGGCCACCCGCGTGATTGTGGAGCGCGAGCGCGAACGCATGGCCTTCGTACCCGCCACCTACTGGGACCTGACTGCCGAGTTGGACACCGGCAAAGACGATGGCGATAATCCGCGGCGCTTCAACGCGCGGTTGACCGCCGTGGACAAGCAGCGCGTGGCCGTGGGGCGCGACTTCAACGACAAAGGCGAACTGAAAAACAACGCCGTTGTCTTGAACGCGGACACCGCTCAGGCGCTGGCTGAGAACCTACACAAAGCCTCCATGAGTGTGGCAAATGTGGAGGAAAAGCCCTACACTCGCAAGCCGTATCCGCCGTTTATGACCTCCACGCTGCAGCAGGAGGCGGGACGTAAACTGCATTACACCTCCGAACGCACCATGCGTATCGCGCAGCGCCTGTACGAAAACGGGCACATTACCTATATGCGTACAGACTCCACAACGCTGTCCGAGTCTGGCATCAGTGCTGCTCGTGCACAGGCACGCGAGCTATATGGCGCGGAATATGTTGCTGATGCCCCCAGGCAATACACGCGCAAGGTGAAAAACTCGCAGGAGGCCCACGAGGCGATCCGTCCGGCAGGTGAGACCTTTGCCACCCCGGGGCAGCTGCACAGCCAGCTTGATGCGGAAGAATTCAAGCTCTACGAGCTGATTTGGCAGCGCACTGTGGCCTCGCAAATGGCTGACGCGCGGGGAACGTCCATGAAAGTCACCATTAATGGTGTTGCTCGTACTGGCGAGGAATGTGAATTCTCCGCAACCGGACGCACCATCACTTTTCCCGGATTCCTCAAAGCCTATGTTGAGGTCTCTACTCTCGACGGCCGTGATGTCGCCGACAATGCCGAAAAGCGCCTGCCACGCCTGACGGCTGGCGACGCCCTGACTGCCGAGGACGTCACTGCCGATGGCCACTCCACCAACCCTCCGGCTCGCTACACCGAAGCCAGCCTGGTGAAAAAAATGGAGGATCTGGGCATTGGACGCCCCTCCACCTACGCCTCCATTATCAAAACCATCCAAGACCGTGGCTACGTGTACTCCCGTGGCAACGCTTTGGTGCCATCATGGGTGGCGTTCGCAGTGGTTGGGCTCATGGAATCCAGCTTTGCGTCATTAGTTGACTACGACTTCACCTCCTCCATGGAGGACGAGCTCGACGATATTGCCACCGGCAATGAAGACCGCACCGACTGGCTCACCGGATTTTATTTCGGCAATGCTGATGCCTCCGACCGGACCGCCGAAACCGTGGCCCGACTGGGCGGTTTGAAAGCCCTGGTGCGCGATAACCTGGAGCATATCGACGCCCGGTTGGTCAACTCCCTGCACCTGTTCAACGATGCCGAAGGGCGAAGCATCGTGGTGCGCGTGGGGCGGTACGGCCCGTACCTGGAGCGTGTGGTGGGCGTCGATAAGAACGGCGAACCAGAGCACCAGCGCGCCAACCTGCCGGACAGCGTGACCCCCGACGAGCTGACGCTTGAGGTGGCGGAGAAGCTGTTCGCCACGCCGCAAAGCGGGCGGGAGCTGGGCGTGAACCCGGCGAACGGGCGCATGGTGGTGGCTAAAGAAGGACGCTACGGCGCGTACGTCACCGAAGTGGTGACCGATGCGGAACGTGAAAGCGCCGCTGAAGTTGCCGAGAAAAAGATCGCAGAGGAACGGGCCGCCGAGGACGCGCAGCGCGCCGCCGAAGGTAAACGGGCGAAAAACTGGGAAACCAAAACGGCGATAGCGCAAAAAGAAAAACGCCTCGAACAGCTTATTCAGGAAATTCTCAAACCTGAAAGCCAATCGTTGTTCAGCACCATGGAGACCTCCACCGTCACCTTGGATGATGCGCTGCAGCTGCTCAGCCTGCCACGTGAAGTCGGCGTGGCGCCTGATGGGGAAGTGATCACTGCGCAGAACGGTCGCTACGGGCCGTACCTGAAGAAAGGCAGCGATTCCCGGTCGCTCGCCAGCGAAGCGCAACTGCTCACCATCACTCTCGACGAGGCACTGGCGATCTACGCCGAGCCGAAACGACGAGGGCGCAGCGCGCCGCAGGCGATCCGAGTGCTCGGCAACAACGATGTCTCCGGCAAGCCCATGCTCATCAAAGATGGGCGCTTCGGTGCGTACGTCACCGACGGCGAAACCAACGCGTCGCTTCGACGCGGCGACACCCCCGAGACGCTTACCGACGCCCGAGCCTGCGAACTACTCTCCGAGAGGCGTGCCAAAGACGCCGAAAACCCCAAGAAGGCAACAAAAAAGGCGGCGAAAAAGACGACGAAGAAGACCACTAAGAAAGCCACGAAAAAAGCGACCAAGAAGGTGGCTAAGAGGTAG
- a CDS encoding MFS transporter: MPEESDKETGTPSTITSRIFWQSMILAAGGFVGLVDSSIIAIAVPNIASDFDASVSVVQWTSAGYLLAMATVIPLTSSLCHRYGAQRTWVMSLAVFTGATLAAGLAWSLSSLIAFRVIQGLGGGMLFPLMRLLAVEIAGQSRMGRVMALTAIPVQIAPIVGPVLGGIIIDQSSWRWALWASIPLALLALIPAALWIPNRLTESTTRVDYWSILMLMPAMTVILLFLTRVSSSDFSVPTFVFGIVAVCLLFAFFKRAKSSTRSVGFELTLLKITSFKATTLIVFINNFGMMGITFLIPLIIETSNPNESVLTAGLSLAPQGIGMLLAVLYVGKKIDISGDPRKLVFAGLTGVAITTLGLAIVANDLSAPIALALLLARGVALAFAVAPTMLTLYAGLPTEKYAEATTTNAIVQQIAGAFGAAFAAVSIQVASQYISDQSSAFGIVFAALAIITAAALFSTRGLPTKNSD, from the coding sequence ATGCCTGAAGAAAGTGACAAAGAAACCGGCACGCCCTCCACCATCACAAGTCGAATCTTTTGGCAGTCGATGATCCTGGCCGCTGGAGGGTTCGTCGGTCTCGTCGACAGCAGCATCATCGCAATCGCAGTACCAAACATCGCATCCGATTTCGACGCGTCAGTCAGTGTTGTTCAATGGACAAGCGCCGGGTACCTCTTAGCCATGGCCACCGTGATCCCACTCACTAGTTCACTCTGCCACCGGTATGGTGCCCAACGCACATGGGTTATGAGCCTCGCGGTTTTCACAGGCGCCACGCTGGCCGCCGGTCTCGCATGGTCTCTTAGCTCGCTCATTGCATTTCGTGTAATCCAGGGGTTGGGTGGCGGCATGCTCTTCCCTCTCATGAGGCTTCTGGCCGTAGAAATCGCAGGCCAGTCTCGAATGGGCAGGGTAATGGCATTAACCGCAATCCCCGTCCAGATTGCGCCAATCGTCGGACCTGTCCTAGGTGGGATCATCATCGACCAGTCATCCTGGCGATGGGCACTGTGGGCCAGTATTCCGCTAGCACTACTGGCATTAATCCCTGCTGCCCTGTGGATTCCAAACAGACTCACAGAGAGCACGACTCGGGTGGACTACTGGTCAATTCTCATGCTCATGCCAGCCATGACGGTCATACTGCTATTTCTAACCCGGGTGTCTTCATCAGATTTCTCGGTACCCACCTTCGTGTTCGGAATAGTCGCTGTTTGCCTGCTGTTTGCTTTCTTCAAACGCGCAAAATCCTCGACAAGAAGCGTAGGCTTCGAACTGACGCTACTAAAGATCACGTCCTTCAAGGCCACCACTCTCATTGTGTTCATCAACAATTTTGGGATGATGGGAATTACATTCCTGATACCACTGATCATTGAGACTTCCAACCCTAATGAATCTGTACTTACCGCAGGTCTCTCCCTGGCTCCGCAGGGTATCGGAATGCTACTAGCAGTCCTGTATGTTGGGAAGAAAATCGACATCTCTGGCGACCCACGAAAACTCGTATTCGCGGGGTTGACAGGTGTGGCTATCACGACTCTCGGGCTCGCCATCGTCGCAAACGACCTATCAGCACCCATCGCGTTGGCTCTACTTCTTGCCCGTGGTGTAGCTTTGGCCTTTGCCGTCGCTCCAACGATGCTAACTCTTTACGCGGGATTGCCGACCGAGAAATACGCGGAGGCCACCACTACAAACGCCATCGTCCAGCAGATTGCAGGAGCATTCGGTGCTGCCTTTGCCGCCGTCTCCATTCAAGTCGCCAGTCAGTACATCAGCGACCAAAGCTCGGCATTTGGCATAGTCTTTGCCGCTCTCGCGATCATAACTGCGGCCGCTCTCTTCTCTACTCGCGGACTACCAACAAAGAACAGCGATTAG
- a CDS encoding ATP-binding protein, whose product MLPKRHSKQAYLTRYIDYELDELIEDLSGIAIDGPKGVGKTATASLRSDVVLMLDDVAVRQVVEADAKRQLTAKSVVCVDEWQNYPPVWDTVRRLIDDKVATTFLLTGSASPVVGARTHSGAGRIISLRMRPLSLAERAGTQPTVFIRDLFEREADIAGNSDFSLSDYATAICSTGLPGIYDLSPRARRASIAGYVTRIIDRDVPEQGGSVRRPDTLRSWLTAYAAASSTTTTYTKILDAATPADTDKISKKTSDKYRDLLTKIWVLDSVPAWSPQAPSLARLNLSPKHQLFDPGIAANLLGITDRTLVSAVKGTGEIFGQLFESLATLCVRTAGQAAEARTFHLRTKAGEHEVDLILERYDGAVLAFEVKLSPTVDDKDVSHLHWLGEQIGDRLVDKIVLTTGSTAYRRADGVAVVPLALLG is encoded by the coding sequence GTGCTCCCGAAACGACATTCTAAGCAGGCGTATCTCACTCGATATATTGACTATGAGCTGGACGAGCTGATCGAGGATTTATCAGGCATCGCGATTGATGGCCCTAAAGGTGTTGGGAAGACGGCGACAGCTTCGCTTCGCAGTGACGTGGTCTTGATGCTGGATGATGTTGCGGTGAGGCAGGTTGTTGAGGCTGACGCGAAAAGGCAGCTCACAGCAAAAAGTGTTGTGTGCGTTGATGAGTGGCAAAACTATCCCCCAGTCTGGGACACGGTGAGGAGGCTGATCGACGATAAAGTGGCAACCACCTTTCTGCTCACAGGTTCTGCATCGCCAGTCGTGGGAGCCAGAACACATTCTGGCGCGGGGCGAATAATTTCGCTGAGGATGCGCCCCTTGAGTCTCGCTGAACGTGCAGGAACCCAGCCAACTGTGTTTATCCGCGATCTGTTTGAACGCGAAGCGGACATCGCTGGTAATAGTGATTTTTCGCTTTCTGACTATGCCACCGCTATCTGTTCCACGGGTTTGCCAGGCATTTATGACCTTTCCCCGCGCGCTCGCCGTGCGTCCATTGCCGGATATGTCACACGGATTATCGACAGGGATGTGCCGGAGCAAGGTGGGAGTGTACGACGACCTGACACACTGCGATCGTGGTTAACCGCATATGCAGCAGCATCATCAACCACGACTACCTACACTAAAATCCTTGACGCAGCGACTCCGGCCGATACCGACAAAATCAGTAAGAAAACATCGGATAAATATCGCGATTTGCTTACTAAGATCTGGGTACTGGATTCTGTTCCTGCGTGGTCGCCGCAAGCCCCTTCCTTGGCCCGATTGAACTTGAGTCCTAAACATCAGCTTTTTGATCCAGGAATAGCAGCCAACCTTCTAGGTATCACGGACCGTACACTTGTGAGCGCCGTTAAAGGTACTGGGGAGATTTTTGGCCAATTATTTGAGTCATTGGCAACACTGTGCGTCCGCACTGCTGGACAAGCCGCCGAGGCGCGGACTTTTCACCTGCGAACGAAGGCGGGCGAACATGAGGTTGATCTTATTCTCGAACGCTACGATGGTGCTGTTTTAGCGTTTGAAGTGAAATTGTCTCCGACAGTGGACGATAAGGATGTTTCACATCTTCATTGGCTGGGGGAGCAGATAGGCGACCGCCTTGTGGACAAAATAGTTCTTACAACAGGCTCTACTGCGTATCGACGAGCAGACGGGGTCGCTGTCGTGCCCTTAGCCCTGCTCGGCTAA
- a CDS encoding adenylate/guanylate cyclase domain-containing protein, with translation MRRFAQVMKWLWGTSWPLYAATVLGSNVLGALAIMLFVRYLLPIPEIANFGTDSNYLRIAGIVYVVLAVFAGVAVTLRLFLPVLRWQHKPDEHDPNMVRNLVLRIPVYQAVLCAVVWLIGVSIVTVVAASTSSRLAFVVALATILGGAIVVLLTYLEAELLVRPIAAKALAQGFADSTLEPPVRVRMQLTWIVTSGVPILGMLLMMVGQRVQYFHHDSSSILPGIIALGCVALITGAVGTTLVTKSIVDPISELHEAIERVRRGDANTAVRIYDGSEIGVLQAGFNEMMRGLRERQRVHDLFGRYVGAEVASRALEELPTLGGEDRNVAVLFIDVIGSTSFAVNHTPEDVVAALNDFFEQVVAVVHHNKGFINKFQGDAALAVFGAPLPLSDAAGHALAAARELRQKLKGLKLSCGIGVAAGHVVAGHIGGSDRFEYTVIGDAVNQAARLTELAKDTPGRVLTSAATLREANEAEQARWTVLKSVELRGRKEMTQLARPIRPTLADRS, from the coding sequence ATGAGACGGTTCGCGCAGGTAATGAAGTGGCTGTGGGGCACCTCATGGCCGCTTTATGCTGCTACGGTACTCGGCTCAAATGTCCTGGGCGCGCTGGCGATCATGCTGTTTGTGCGCTACCTACTGCCGATCCCGGAAATAGCTAATTTTGGCACGGATTCCAACTACCTGCGGATAGCCGGGATTGTGTACGTGGTGCTGGCGGTATTTGCGGGTGTGGCGGTGACGCTGCGGCTGTTCCTTCCGGTGCTTCGATGGCAGCACAAACCGGACGAACATGACCCGAATATGGTTCGTAACCTGGTGCTCAGGATTCCGGTGTACCAGGCGGTGCTGTGCGCCGTGGTGTGGCTGATTGGGGTGTCCATAGTCACTGTGGTCGCGGCGTCGACATCCTCGCGGCTGGCGTTCGTGGTGGCGCTGGCCACGATCCTCGGCGGGGCGATCGTGGTGTTGCTGACGTACCTGGAGGCGGAGCTGCTGGTCCGCCCTATTGCCGCGAAAGCCCTCGCCCAAGGGTTTGCGGATTCTACCCTGGAACCGCCGGTGCGGGTGCGCATGCAACTAACCTGGATAGTCACCTCGGGGGTGCCTATCCTGGGCATGCTGCTCATGATGGTGGGCCAGCGTGTGCAGTATTTCCACCACGATTCCAGTAGCATCCTGCCAGGCATTATTGCGCTGGGATGCGTGGCGCTGATCACCGGCGCTGTGGGAACAACCCTGGTGACCAAGAGCATCGTGGACCCGATTTCTGAGCTTCATGAGGCCATTGAGCGCGTGCGCCGCGGCGACGCCAACACCGCCGTCCGCATTTACGACGGCTCGGAAATTGGTGTACTTCAAGCGGGCTTCAATGAAATGATGCGTGGCCTGCGGGAACGCCAGCGCGTCCACGATTTGTTTGGGCGCTATGTCGGCGCAGAAGTGGCCAGCCGCGCACTGGAGGAGCTGCCCACCCTCGGCGGCGAGGACCGCAACGTCGCCGTCCTGTTTATCGACGTCATCGGCTCCACATCCTTCGCCGTCAACCACACTCCCGAGGACGTTGTCGCCGCGCTCAACGACTTCTTCGAGCAGGTTGTTGCTGTGGTGCACCACAATAAAGGTTTCATCAACAAGTTCCAGGGCGACGCTGCCCTCGCCGTATTCGGCGCTCCCCTGCCGCTTTCCGACGCCGCGGGCCACGCCCTCGCCGCCGCCCGCGAACTGCGCCAGAAACTCAAGGGACTCAAACTCTCGTGCGGCATCGGCGTCGCCGCAGGTCACGTGGTGGCCGGGCACATCGGCGGTTCCGACCGGTTCGAATACACCGTCATTGGCGACGCCGTGAACCAAGCCGCCCGCCTCACCGAACTGGCCAAAGACACCCCTGGTCGGGTACTGACCTCCGCTGCCACGCTCCGGGAAGCAAACGAAGCCGAACAAGCCCGCTGGACCGTCCTGAAATCCGTAGAGCTGCGCGGACGCAAAGAAATGACCCAGCTCGCCCGGCCGATTCGCCCGACACTGGCGGATAGGTCTTAG
- a CDS encoding DNA polymerase III subunit delta', whose product MSTSTSTVFDRLTGGSQLRSLLIDAATAARSGSVTHAWLFTGAPGSGRTVAARALAAGLVCTSEVPGCGECQACRTALAGNHPDVELIQPQELTTGVKFARDVVEKAHTLPTSAPWRVVIFEDADRMTESASNVLLKSVEEPPSRTVFMLCAPSTHPRDILPTIVSRCRHVYVPVPSNDDVAALLVAEGGVSEHDAALAAAASVGHIGRARHLAHNIVAQQRRAQVLGLAELIYHGDLAFQEVGVLFTKIEAEVDQRLEPIEASEKEKLQTAMGGGMKGKRVASLRSSLNAAEKELEATHKKRRTRQKRDALDLALVDFAGIYRDALITATGAGIGLTHPDMEGLSREIASRHPAEAIVTCIDAIMKTRELFGQNVRPVVALDSMVGRIRLALGVR is encoded by the coding sequence GTGAGCACATCTACCTCCACTGTCTTTGATCGCCTAACCGGGGGCAGTCAACTCCGCAGCTTGCTTATTGACGCCGCGACGGCCGCCCGCTCCGGTTCCGTCACCCACGCATGGTTGTTTACCGGTGCGCCCGGGTCCGGCAGGACAGTGGCAGCGCGTGCTTTAGCCGCTGGACTTGTGTGCACCTCAGAAGTGCCTGGCTGTGGAGAGTGCCAGGCCTGCCGCACTGCGTTGGCGGGCAATCACCCTGATGTGGAACTTATTCAGCCCCAGGAACTCACCACCGGCGTGAAATTTGCACGCGACGTTGTGGAGAAAGCGCATACCCTGCCTACCAGCGCGCCCTGGCGGGTAGTGATTTTTGAAGACGCTGATCGCATGACGGAATCCGCCAGCAACGTCCTTCTGAAATCCGTGGAAGAACCACCGTCACGCACCGTGTTCATGTTGTGCGCCCCCTCTACACACCCCCGAGACATCCTGCCGACCATTGTGTCCCGCTGCAGGCACGTGTATGTACCGGTACCCAGCAACGACGACGTCGCGGCATTACTCGTTGCTGAAGGAGGAGTCAGCGAGCATGATGCCGCCCTCGCTGCGGCGGCCAGTGTAGGACACATCGGCCGGGCCCGGCACCTCGCGCACAACATCGTCGCCCAACAACGACGCGCCCAGGTCCTAGGGCTCGCCGAACTGATCTACCACGGCGACCTGGCCTTCCAGGAAGTGGGAGTGCTTTTTACCAAAATCGAAGCCGAAGTAGACCAACGTCTCGAACCCATCGAAGCTTCTGAAAAGGAGAAACTTCAGACAGCCATGGGTGGTGGCATGAAAGGAAAACGGGTGGCCAGCCTGCGATCTTCCCTCAACGCCGCCGAAAAAGAACTCGAAGCCACCCACAAGAAACGACGCACCCGCCAAAAACGCGACGCCCTCGACCTGGCGCTTGTAGACTTCGCCGGAATCTACCGCGACGCACTCATTACTGCGACCGGCGCTGGCATCGGCCTTACCCACCCAGACATGGAAGGACTCTCCAGGGAAATCGCTTCCCGACACCCCGCAGAAGCCATTGTGACCTGCATAGACGCCATCATGAAAACCCGGGAACTCTTCGGGCAAAACGTCCGGCCAGTGGTCGCCCTAGACAGCATGGTGGGACGCATCCGCCTTGCATTAGGTGTGCGCTAA
- a CDS encoding Panacea domain-containing protein, translating into MVSVIDVASYILQQRGSMTTMKLQKLCYYSQAWNLAWDEKPLFHEPIQAWANGPVVYALFERHRGKFVVEQDDIAGNPEALDRDERETIDAVLDAYGHLTGQQLSDITHSERPWKVARGEVSEGEYCSEVIDLDIMQDYYGGLDSAAAS; encoded by the coding sequence ATGGTTTCAGTGATTGACGTGGCTTCTTACATCCTGCAGCAGCGTGGATCAATGACCACAATGAAACTGCAGAAGCTTTGCTATTATTCGCAGGCTTGGAACCTTGCTTGGGATGAAAAGCCGCTTTTTCATGAGCCGATCCAGGCATGGGCAAATGGCCCTGTTGTGTACGCATTATTTGAACGGCATCGTGGCAAATTTGTTGTAGAACAAGACGATATTGCAGGCAATCCAGAGGCACTTGATCGTGATGAGCGCGAGACCATTGATGCTGTGTTAGATGCATACGGGCACCTTACTGGACAGCAGCTTAGCGATATTACTCACTCCGAAAGGCCATGGAAAGTAGCGCGCGGCGAAGTGTCAGAGGGTGAGTATTGTTCCGAGGTAATAGATCTTGACATTATGCAAGATTATTACGGCGGCTTGGACTCTGCAGCTGCGTCGTGA
- a CDS encoding cytochrome c biogenesis CcdA family protein, translating into MVSIGFLGAFLGGVLAILSPCSALLLPAFFAYAFTSKQQLAARTLVFFLGLACVLVPVGVGAGNLGGLLTQHRDTLITIGGWAIIALGVYTFLGFGFNIPVLSSLASRVRGSGWVSVFLLGAVYGFAGFCAGPLLGAVLTTAVVGGNPAYGALVMALYALGMTVPLFLMALVWDRWDIGSRTWLRGRAWQLGPLRLNTMSMIAGALFIFIGLLFITSYGTATLPSLLSTDTQFNIQTWAGRWSERYTNAQVLLAVAVIAELILLVKILQDGRKAEG; encoded by the coding sequence ATGGTCAGCATCGGTTTCCTCGGGGCATTTCTTGGCGGCGTGCTCGCCATCCTCAGCCCCTGCTCCGCACTACTCTTGCCCGCTTTCTTCGCCTACGCTTTCACCTCGAAACAGCAACTCGCGGCCCGAACCCTTGTGTTCTTCCTGGGCTTGGCCTGCGTGCTCGTACCCGTTGGCGTGGGTGCCGGGAACCTCGGTGGCCTGCTCACGCAACACCGTGACACGCTGATCACCATAGGCGGCTGGGCGATCATAGCCCTTGGGGTGTACACCTTCCTGGGGTTTGGTTTTAACATCCCCGTACTATCATCGTTGGCCTCCCGAGTGCGTGGTTCCGGGTGGGTGTCGGTGTTCCTGCTTGGAGCGGTCTACGGATTCGCTGGATTCTGCGCAGGCCCGCTCCTTGGAGCGGTGCTCACCACCGCTGTGGTTGGCGGAAATCCCGCCTATGGCGCGCTGGTTATGGCACTTTACGCTCTTGGCATGACGGTACCGCTATTTCTCATGGCGCTGGTGTGGGACCGCTGGGATATCGGCTCCCGCACCTGGTTACGAGGACGAGCATGGCAGCTTGGCCCCCTGCGGCTCAACACCATGAGCATGATTGCCGGTGCGCTATTCATCTTCATTGGATTGCTGTTCATCACGTCCTACGGCACCGCAACACTCCCCTCGCTGCTGTCTACCGACACGCAATTCAACATTCAAACCTGGGCTGGGCGCTGGTCCGAGCGCTATACCAACGCGCAAGTACTCCTAGCCGTGGCAGTTATCGCCGAACTCATTCTGCTGGTGAAAATCCTGCAGGATGGGAGGAAGGCGGAGGGCTAG
- a CDS encoding DsbA family protein yields MKNAFSAITKTMWAFIALLIVIAGLTGYVLGERGGAASESAVGNAAPSNAPSAKGNNEDTAALAAMAKPGANGTKGDGPKALDDGTYDAKVYGPGGPLEKQEDVYNIHRRSATDPFAVGAIDAPVVISEFSDFECPFCSRFANQTEPAILKDYVDKGLVRLEWNDLPINGPNAEAAARAGRAAAAQGKFVEFKHALYTASKDVNGHPGYQMEDFERFAEEAGVPDMDKFREDASGDTYNEVVKQARSYATSLGISGTPGFFVGGQFISGAQPTEVFVQAINDELAKTVSKER; encoded by the coding sequence ATGAAAAACGCGTTTTCCGCCATCACTAAAACAATGTGGGCGTTCATCGCCCTGCTCATCGTCATTGCCGGACTCACCGGATACGTACTAGGCGAACGGGGTGGTGCTGCTTCTGAGAGTGCCGTTGGCAATGCGGCACCTAGCAACGCCCCGAGCGCTAAGGGGAACAATGAGGACACCGCCGCCCTCGCCGCCATGGCGAAACCCGGCGCGAACGGCACCAAAGGCGACGGCCCTAAAGCACTAGACGACGGCACCTACGATGCCAAGGTCTACGGTCCCGGCGGCCCGCTGGAAAAACAAGAAGATGTGTACAACATCCACCGCCGCTCCGCCACCGACCCCTTCGCCGTGGGGGCTATCGACGCCCCGGTGGTCATCTCCGAATTCTCCGACTTCGAATGCCCCTTCTGCTCGCGGTTTGCCAACCAGACCGAACCCGCCATCCTCAAGGACTATGTGGATAAGGGCCTGGTGCGCTTGGAATGGAACGACCTCCCCATCAACGGACCCAACGCTGAAGCCGCAGCCCGCGCAGGACGAGCCGCCGCAGCCCAAGGCAAGTTTGTGGAATTCAAGCACGCCCTGTACACGGCTTCCAAAGACGTGAACGGGCATCCGGGCTACCAGATGGAAGACTTCGAACGCTTCGCTGAAGAAGCAGGCGTACCTGACATGGACAAATTCCGTGAGGACGCCTCCGGCGACACCTACAACGAGGTTGTGAAACAAGCCCGCTCCTACGCCACCTCACTTGGCATCAGCGGAACCCCCGGCTTCTTCGTTGGCGGCCAGTTCATCAGCGGCGCACAACCCACCGAGGTATTCGTCCAGGCGATTAACGACGAACTCGCAAAAACCGTCTCCAAGGAACGCTAA